From Brassica rapa cultivar Chiifu-401-42 chromosome A06, CAAS_Brap_v3.01, whole genome shotgun sequence:
TGCTACACAACGAGAAGCATGTCAAAAAGATGTGGAGCGTGCCTTTGGAGTTCCTCAATCACGCTTTGTAATTGTGAAAGGACCAGCTCGTTTTTGGAAAAAAGATGTGCTACATGACATAATGACTAAATGTATAATTCTAATAACATGATAATTGAATATGAGCGTGATCTTGATGCTCCAATTGAAGTTGGTGGAGAAGTTCCAGTTCTAGAGGTTGATATCGAAGAGCATGataatattcattttcaaaaaaaaattggctcGATTTAGAAGAATTAAAGATCAAGAAGCACATTTCACTCTTCGAAACAATTTAATTCATCACATGtgggaaaaatatatatttcatgcTTCCTTATAAAATGTAGTGTTcttgtgtaatttatttatgCTATGTGTTCTAATTATATTGTATGATAatgtttatttaatattaattagcaATTGTGGtgaaatattgttaaaataaaataattgggtAAAATTAGTAAACTAGCAAAAGTAAAAGATGTTTTGATAAATAatgttaaaaaagaaaaataatatatttgaaatattcctttttgaagaaaaaaggaAGCAAACCATTGGAGAACATGCTTCTTCATTTTTTGAAGATCTTCATATTTTGAAGAAAAGAATGAAGTTTACCATTAAGTTGATTATACTATACTTTTCAGTTTTTGACAAAAATACAAAGATGACTAGAAGCGGATGAAATGAAACTAAACAACAAGCATACAACACATGACAGCTAAAACAGTAAACTAGAAGAGGAGCGGCCCGATGGTGGAAGGACAAGAGCTTAACGAGGCGATGGTGACCAAACAACACCGGTAAGATTAGAAGAGACAATCTGGTTACCACCAAATACCGAGAGATAGGGCGTCCTCAAACTCCAGAAAGCACAGCTCCTACAGCTTCCGAGTCGCTAAACCGCAACATACCGAGCCTAGAATCCACCCTGAACCCGCAAACCAACAAACCGACGATGCCGTCGTTCGGTAGAAATAACCAGAGATTACCGCCTCTAGCTCAAACCACCAAGACCATATACACCCATTTAACCAGAATACCCATATAGGTAAAACTGACCGGAAATGGACAAATCCTCCGATAAAACCTACGACCAAACCAGTAATTAGACCGTTGCCTAATTGAACCACCATCAACCTACCACGAACCTAACTCCTAAACCAGCAGCAAGCTTTAACCGAAACTGTTGTtgcaagaacaagagagagaaatCGTTTAGAAGAACTGACTaagtagaagaagaatgaaAAGATACTTCCAATCAAAGGTTAGAACTTTAGATGACAACAGAAGACATGTTCTTCCATGGTTCATGTCATATAGTAATTAACCACATTGATTAGAGCAGCACTTGTGGCTTGTTTAGAAGCATATCCCGACCACCACCGAGGTAACTGAAGTTGTGGTGCTCCTATTAGACTCTGGGAATTCTTGATAGCACAAAGATACATTCCCTGGGAAGCTTCTCCTGCAAGCAAaagataaaaaccaaaaacatgaTATCATTTTTTATCTCAGTTTTTGGAATGGAATGACACTCGAAATAAATTCTTTACTAATTCCGGTGCTTAGGATGTTGAGCGTGTGaggaatttttttgttttcttttagtaATATGGATTGAGAAACCAATAGTTAACCATGATAAATAGACAAAAAGAAGATTTCGATATGACAGAAGAATGAGGTTCAAACCTATGGTCGGAGAGAGAATCAGATTGGCATGGATGAAGAATACTTATATAGTAGCTAAGAGAGAAAACCTATAGTTTATAGTATTCAACATAATTGAGACATGCATGCAGCATGCAGAGAGAACAagtttgagaggaagaagaaataaagcaaaatatataaacttttcaGTGGCTACAAAGTGAAGATACTTTCACACAATTACAGAACACTAGAAGATACCGACAACAAATAACATGTTCTCTGTCTCTCTCACTCTTCATCTTATAAGATCATGAGGACAAAGTAGTAGAGTGTGAAACCGCAACATCTTTTTCGTGACCATCATCCTCGAGATTCCTGTATTTGTAAAGCCAAGAACACACGAGGAAATAGCCGAGATTCAAGACTCCTCCAATGACTAACACCCAGTAAACGTTGTCAACTCTTCCATGGTTTATGTCATCTGGTAACCACGCGGTGGTCCTCTGAATCAGATCGATCAGAGCAGTGCTTGTGTAAAAGCATATCCCAATCACCACCGATGTAATGGACGTTGCGGTGCTCCTCATAGACTCTGGGAACTCTTGATAGCACAGAGCTACATTCCCTGGGAAATGGAAAGCCTCTCCTGCAAGCACAAGCCAAAACCATGAACATGATTATTTTCTCAGTTCAAGTTGATAGATTGGTCTGAAAATCAGTTCCTTACCGATTCCTACTATGACTAGTGGAGGGAATAGCCATAGGACAGACATGTCAGCAATAGAAGATGACTCGAGGAAATGACCATTCTCTACTATCTTCAATCGCTTTGCTTCAACAATGGCAGTCACAGCCATGCTTAGAATGTTGAAAACATGGCCTATACCGACTTGTTGGAGCGGTGTGAGAAACTTCCCCGTTAACCTTTGGTAAAATGGGTAGAGAAGCCGATCGTTGACCATAATAAATAAGCAAGTGGAGAGAAGTGTGATGACTTGTAGAGAGCCTGCAGGGATTTTAAAGTTAGGACCAAGCCTCCGGTCCATCACTAGACCTTGAAGAACTGTTAAGCTTAGCTGCATCGCGATTGGAGTGCTCAAGAATATTATGGCTAACGCAAGAGGGATGATTCTTATGACTGCTTTGAAATCTTCCACTTGTTGAACGCTGCATAGTCTCCACGGATTGTGAACTGTGCCATCTGGTTTAACCTCGTCTTCTTGTTTCAACGCTGCACGGTTAAAGAACCTGCGTGTTtgagaaataaacaaaaaaatcattagAATGGCCTCTCAATGCTGCAATGAATGGAAACCAAGGAGGAGTTGGCCTAGTGGTTAAAACTATTGGATCACCTAGTAGGGGTTTAAGGGGTCATGGATTCAATTATCCTTGGGAAGGGTTTACTCTCCTAAGAAGAGTTATTTAACATTAATTTGGACCTCGCCCTAGGGAGGAGGTGTACGGGCTTTCGGGCACAGAACTTCCTAATCatttcacaaaaaataaaaatgctacAATAAAACTGCTGTTCTCAAGGATGTTTTGTTACCTCAAACTATTTGTGGGCATTGAGAGTGATTCACTGTGGTAGTCCTTTTCGTTGGTGGAAACCACAGCTTTTCTTTTGAATACCGCGGCGAAAATGACGCGAAGTAGACTTGTGAAGGGACTTCCTAAGGGCTTGTCATGCTTGTAGAATCTTCTCCCTAAGATGAAAACCAAAAAGCTGAAGAAATTAGCAGCTACGCACAGACCAAACCCAAAGGTCCAGCTGACGTTGTCTTCAGAATACACAATGGCGGTTGCACTTATAGCTCCGGCTAGATACGTTGTGAAGAAAAACCAGTTGAAAAAGCTGCCTTGGTCTTTAGTTTTCTCGTACTGGTTCGCACCAGCGGTTGCTAAAGTAAACCGTGTCCCACCTGTTCCTATAGAGGCTAGAGTTATGGCCGTATAAAGAACACCGAGCTGGCTTTTCGAAGGTGATTGGCATAGGCTTGAAGCAGTGTCACAGGGGTTGGGTCTTAAGGAGTCAAGCGCAGCTGTTAGTGTCAGCAGAGATACGCCGACAAGAGCAACGAAAGCAGAAACTGAGATAACAGGGATGGTTCCAAAGAAAGAGTCAGCAGCAATGGCTCCAATGGCTGGAACCATACAGATGCAGCCACTGAAAATGTTGGTAATCTGAGCTGCTGCGATGCTCTTCACGTTGAATTCTTCAATCAGGTAGACGATCAAGTTTAGTAACCATCCCCACGCAGCTATTGTCAGGCCTAACAACGTCGCTGCACCATAGAAACATAGATACCTTTAAGGTTCTTGTCTAAGCTCTAATGGTTATGAGAAAGATGAAAACAGAATCTCTCACCTATCATAAATGGAAAGGTGATCCAACCTCCACCATGGCGTTTGGTGCTTGATGTTTGTGTTTCTGCATCACCTGCCATGTCTCTAAATCAAGTAGAGAGCTTCtacctttttttgtttgtttgtttgtttgttataaATGGCCTGAAATGCTGGAAGATATATATAAGCAATAATACACCAAAGACAATGTTTAAAGAAGATGACTTTCGATGGTGGTCACGATATTTTATTCCCCACGAGCAGCAGCCTCCAACAAGAAACGTTAAAAAAGAAAGTATAAAACACAAAGCGTTTCCTTTGATTTGAGGTGAGCCATCACTGTCAGCTTCGAACAGCATGTGTGAAGACAAACATTTTTATCCTATCTAACTTTTAATAAGTCAACACTAAATTGTCTTGTAATGGATATTGCTAACTTAATACCCATTTGCCAAATTATTTCCAATGATTTGGCCATACTTGCCTCAATAATGCGAGCAGCTACCTAGAGCCAAGATCATAAAAAAAATGCATTGAATATGAATAGACTACTAACCATACCATGATGGAACCCACTAATTTTGAGAACAGGAAAGTCAGGCTTGATGAGAGAATATTACAGAACTCTATACTATATTCCTTTTGTATGTGAAGAAAATATTTCATAGCTGGAGTACTTTTACATAAGAGCTACATGCACTCACTCACTAGCAGTAATACAATGTTAAACAAACAAGTAGGATTACACATGGAAAAAAAAGGTACATGAATAAAAGAACAAGCAAAGATGCTAGGGGGTAGCGATTCGGATTCGGTTGCTGCTCTTCTAAGCATATGTTGGATTGAGTGCAATGGCTTCCCTGTAGATCATCTCTTTTATCTGTTCCTCGTCTAGAGGTTGTTGTTCAAAGTCGAAAGAGAATGGCTTTAGACAGATTGGCTCATCATTCGGGTCGTGCAACTTGGCTAGGTAAGGGTGATTCAGAGCTTCTTCAACTACACATAGCAACAAGATAATACGTTTTAACTAACCATGATGATGAGAAGACAGAAACAGAGAACATGTATACGTTAATACGTATAATACACTTACCAGTGATTCTTTTGCTGGGGTCAAACGTCAACATTCTGTCAACTAGATCAATGGCCAACGGGTTAACATGAGAGAACAGTTTAGCTAACGGCTGGCGAGGGAAGTTGGGAAGTTGCCGGATGTATCTTTTGGCATCCTCGTTGTGTGTAAAACCGAGATCTGATTCTGTCGGTGTGCCAAGCAACTGCAAGATTCACATATTCATTACATATTACAAAACAGGCCAGATCTTGAATCCATGCTAAAAAGAATATGTATTTTTGCTTGTTTACCTCTGTCAATAAGCGCATCTGATGGACATGGTCTTTACCAGGGAACAAAGGCTTTCTGTTCATGAGCTCCATGAAGATACAACCAACAGACCAAACATCAATAGCAGCAGTGTAATCGGATGAGTTCAGCAGAAGCTCAGGTGCTCTATACCATCTGGTAACAACATACTCAGTCATAAACTCGTTCTCTGAAGTGGGTCTAGCAAGACCAAAATCACAGATCTTTAAATCGCAGTTGGCGTTCAGGAGAAGATTGCTAGGCTTTAGATCCCTGTGGATAACTTTAGCCGAGTGGATGTACTTGAGCCCTCGAAGAAGCTGGTACAAGAAGTACTGTTTCAAGAAGATTCATGTCAGTCTCATGTTTCttgaaacaaattattaatcttcaaaaaaaaaaaacaaaaaaaaaagaggagttTTATTACCTGACAGTGTTCCTCAGACAAGCCCTGGTTGGATCTGATGATTTGATGAAGATCAGTGTCCATTAACTCAGTGGCGATATAAACATCACTGAACTGTCTTCTAAGTGGTGGAGGAACCACATCTCTTATAGCTATGATCTGTAATAAAAACAACcgtattaatataattattcatctaATTTCtgcagatatttttttaaagaaaaaataacaaacGTTTTCATGATCGAGATGACGAAGAAGCTTGATCTCGCGAAGTGTACGCTTGGCGTCCATGTGATTATCGAAGGCGTTGGCTATCTTCTTCATCGCCACTAGCTCGTTCGTCTCCGAATCCAACACAGAGCTTCACCAATCCCAATTTacaaacaaaatatcaaaactcCGATCTCTCCAGAAATTAAGAAGATCAACAGATCAGCGAACATACCAAACGATGCCGTATGCGCCTCGACCGATTGGAACAATCGGAGGACGGTACTTGGATGTGACCTCGAATAAACTACCGAAGATATCGTAGCTTATGAACTGTCCTCCGTGCGTCTGCACCGCCGGAAAATCAGGATATTGGCCGCCGGCGTTGTTCATCGCGATAAGTCAACTTCAAAGCTTGACTTGTTGTGTGTTTGAGGTGTAGTGAATCTGAAGGTATTGTGTGAGActcctttatatatataattatattacagTTAGATGAGGGACTGAAATGAGAAGACGAGTTTCAGATGAGTTTTCGCGGTAACTGCGCGGAAGAAGAAGGGAGATGGGAAGATTGTGTGGATGAGATTTGAGCCGCCTCAGATCGACGGTTGCTGTTCGGTTTTGACTTCGTCAACGGTCTTCCTCCCGACGTCCTTTACAGTTCTACTTCTATCTCTCTCTGCCCATTGCtgtttttctaatatttttttttgaaggctgtaaagtttttatttttatgtatttcttcaatgtttatttaaatatataaattaggtgGGTTTTAAGAGCATGTGCAACGTGGGTGTTCACTAATTTGTCAATTTCATATATCTGAGTAGATTTTTTATaccaaaaatcaaataaatacgTTGTTATATATTCGTTTAGAAactaacatatattttaagCTTACTTCTTTTCGAGATTatcaaaaactgtttttttttttacaaaatcgaACATTAATATCACGTGTGGTTTACGAAAACCAATCATTTTACTAACATATCTTCATTACGTGTTTTAATTCACTActagtttcttttctttcttttttttgttcaaaaattcACTACCAGTTTCTTTGAAGCTTTTTCtaagaacttttttttatttcactttCTCCAGTATGTTAGGCAGCATGATAATGGAGAAATCATATACCGCAGACAGATTATACTTACATTTTTTGTaactaaacttttattttttcttggtCATAAGCCAATAACTAACTTATAACCAAAagtcaaaaggaaaaaaatgtaaCAAATAATTGATGAAAACCTCAAGTTTATTCAAACCGCCAAAGgagcatataatatatatatatagggagGGTATTTTATTCGTTAATTTTGACTCGATTCGATATTCATTTATGGATATCCGTAATTTTTTTAAgcaaacaaatatttaaaaccatttttatatattattggaGAAgtagttgttaaaaaaaagttactttCTTATGTGTCACATTCACGTTAATTCTTACAatgattatttaaaaatatattcttaataaattaaaatattacatataattattatcattttaattttattttataatttttatcaaCTAAAAAAAAAGCTGGCTACAAAAACTTATTAGACACCATTGCCCTATGCCTATATTGCATTTGCGGGTAAAAGAGTAATtgaacaaataaattttaattttctctttctattttcccaaataaaatatataataaaaacgaaatattaaaataaaaacgaaatatttatttacaaaaggaaaatatattttataaacatatgAGCATGAaaatatctctataatattatttgagaagttagTTTCTTATGTGTCGCTTTCACATCGActctcacgatggttgattacactAATACCCTTAATGTATTACaaatattaaatactattatttattttttagtttagtttccttttaaattttttccaaaaacatatacatataatacaAAAGGAACATTTTTATAAAgttcaaaacaaaattgaaaacgaaaatgtatgtatatataatatgatttcaaaaaaaaaaagcaaagttcacaaaatagtaatattacatttaaaaaatatgtttaaataacataaaatatacttttcaagtaataaaatattttctttatatctatattttcttagatgaagaatataaatttgtatataatgtgatttcattaaaaacaatttacataggtaatcttgatattagaaaaagaaataacatttctttaaaacataatttaaaacaatataaaaaaattcaaagtaatagtaatatttttctatatctatctattttcttagatgattacataaaataattaagtaacataaactgatatatgtttaactgactaaaaatagtttataattagtattattgaagtgttttatttattttttatatattttgttgactataatatctttcaattacagcaaaaaaaatatcgataaattatattttacttatataatattattttcaaataaaatcacaattatttttactgcttatttttaagagatattaaaaaacaaaaacaaaattacaaataaaaatattttgatcaaatagttgcaaaatagtttaatgagatagatatattatattttatcattattaaagttatttgttttcttactattaaattttcttttaaattttatgttttatgtttgtggaacttaatataaccataatcaaaataccaaagcaaatctgaattctcatttttaatattgtttaaaataaatttttcattcaataaatcaaaggcataaagttatttagatttaataaaatattttaagtattgtaaatattaatatgtgTTCACGAGCTTCCAAAAATGTATCACCTACTTATATATCACCTACTTATGTATGTAACTTCCTATTGAGCAtcactttattttataatatatttttgaaaacatcaaaatataatttgataaatattatgaaaatacatgcacatttaaacgataaataaaattgatttgatttgacttagttataataaaaaataattatattttatttgaatttgaaagaatatatgtaactcaatataTTCACAACATGAGTGATTAGACTAATctaacttatataaaaaaaatcatagatttaactacgataagaatatataattttataacaatagtaatttattttataaatggaaATCATaggacaactcaaaacatattacaatgaaaataaaatattaaccaattgttacaatttagtttttttctaaaatttatttatatgcatgagacttcaTAATATTATCGTTatcttaatttatgtaatttggaatcaaacactttagtttatttttttattttattctaagcacaatatatttgaagttatacataatcttcataaaatatatttgcatagttaagacaacaaccacctaaatgcaaataagaaattaagaaaaattttaatatacttagaataaaaaatattacagttgAATTCAGAGATGCAATCCAAATTacccaaatgataactaaaatgactataaaaacaacaaaaccgattaaatataacatatgtaatatcatatgtattattaaagttatataatattataaatataaatgatgcatacaaattataaattaatttaaaattaaaagtaaatagcaatcaactattatagtatatttacttcacaaatatttatacacgtgcatgagcacgggaaaatcacctagtactttatatatataatgtaatttCATAAAAATGAAAGTTTACAAAAAGCAAGCTTGaaattaaaaaggaaataataatCTCTTTAAAATATACTCTTAAACAACATAAGATATGTTCTAAAAgtaagaaaatattttctttatatcaaatctattttatcatatgattaaaagatattttttaagtatataaaagatatttggCAGATCTTAATTGGCCAAATGACTTGCGATTtagtatctatctatctataataataaagtacAAGAGAAATATACCACAATGTGTCACCTCACCCCTCATATCCCCTTTTTCGACACATGTCGAGCAGAGAGACAACTTCTTATTCTTTCATTTGTTCGTTTAGTGCAAAACATTGATGGGCTTTAGTTATTTTTGGGTCCTTCCTACTTTCATAATTGTGGTCCGCTTTGGTAGTAAATCAGTtttctcttctccttcctcttcgaCCCATAACCTTATCGTTTGCCATGGTCTCCGATTAGATTTTTTGTAacgttttctctttttttaaaCACCTGCTTTAATTCAGCCATAAAACTCCACCTCACCTCTCCTCCCACTTCGCCTCATTTATTCAGGTTCACAAACGGTTTCTGTAACATATACAAGCTCGACCTATAAATAAGTCTTCTGAAATCGATGAAGACCTACACCGTACAAATATCTTACAGCCTAACCATCTCACGCATCACCATTATCTGCTTTAATCATTCCAAAAAGTGTTTCCCTTGCCGTTTCTTAATATTTGTTTGCTCTTATGGTGCATCTAAATCTGAACATAGCagattattattaaattaaaaaaaaaacagttttacgttcaaatttgtttatttttgagaaTTGACTTAAGAGATTAATCTTGCGCTCCATTATACCAATGGTAAAATTTCTCTTATAATAGGATAAATAAATCTATTATACGAATGTCACCATTGGAACATCGCCTCATCTCTAAAAACAGTTTCAAGGAGATATATCCCAAAAACTCGCAGCCAAAAAAATGACAGCAACAAAGATAGCTATTGTGAGAAGCAGTTGAATCTGAATCAATTGATTATGTACATTCTATAAGAACACAACAAAGTCAGAGACTCAGAGTTTCTACTTGAAACAAGAATAATATAACACCAAAACTGGATTTAAGTTTGCCTTATCGACTTAGTGTTGCATATCATTGTCAATACACTCTTTCAGCTACAAcgaaaacataataataataaaatgttaagcctccaaataaaaacataaaagatttTATAATTTAGGCAATGATATATTGATGAGTAGACCATTATCCTTTACAACACAGTTATCTTTACGATACAACTATTTATCACTAATCCTCAAGTAAACAATCTCATTACATGCCACAACTGTTTAAATAAACAAGAATAAAGCGTAAGTTGCAAGATTAAAGAGTCTCCGAATTAGAAAAAGATTTTACTAAATACATATTCaacaaattataataaatttaatttattaatgtatactaaatattttacataagtaatttttaaatattatagaagtcatttttaactaaaataataaatgtacccttttataaattaaaaatctaatataaactgaaacaaacatatattataaaacatcatTTGTTGTTACATAATATgtactaattattatttatgacatTGTTGAAACTATttgtctattattttaaaaattaaattttataattttatcacattatatttgattttcaatgaTTTGGCTTGGAGTtggtatattaatttatttttgtgaaaaatagttattgtaataatatgaaattagtactttatattttttttcaactatatgGAACTAATTATTGAAAAATCTGATACTCTTAGGAAAAAGTAGCTAttcttactttatattttttttcaactatatgaaattgaaatagaaatcaaacaaaaaatataaattattttattttccttaattttttatttaataattttgtgttctctaacaaaaatattgttagtGGTCAACTCAAacgaacaaaataaaatttacgatATGCGAAGACTAATAAACAAGAAGCCGAGAACTTCTACAAACAACATGTGAGGGCTAATAAACAAGGTAGTGAAGAACATGATTAGTTCACTCCAGTACAAGCCAAATCATAAGATGGAAGGGTTATTAAGAAGATGGTTTGAAGTAACAACTTATAAGTAGTTTTTACATCTACAGAAGAGTTTTCAGTTATTAAAAAGGTCTGATTTGTATATAACATTCTTTTGATAgttcaataaatttgaaatctcatcaaaaaaaattaccatATGATCTTAGAATAAAAAcagattatatttattattttaaatataaaataaaatttcaatgatttataatatttaaatataaatagttttagtgTAAACTCACCCGTCCGTAGGGCGGACCAACCCctagtataaaatataattttaagtaaTTTAGGGATACTGAAAGTCCAAATGGATCAACATAATAAGGATACAATAGGGCtgatatcttattatataaaatttggtttttcaaagttgctaattaacatgatcgcgacacatgacaattatatattttaagattgtgacatgtgttaatctatctcataattaaaaattaattaaaaatattatttaatagtcttattattattattattattattattattatttatataaagcTTAGTTTTTTTAAGTTGTTAATTAACATGGGAAATTAcaacaaataccacattcatagtactacTTTTCATGTTTGCACTAACTACTTTTACCCtcatttttaatgaagggtaaaagacacttatacactcctagggttaactaatctagacttagggtttagagttaagggtggggtagggtttttggaatgtgaaatttaggattctaataaatatataaataaatacttaaaaattttaaaaatagtttcaaacacaattttcgattttcaaaaagaaatttgaaaaatatataaaaaaaattcgaaaaataaaattataaaaaagttcgaatttgaaaaagtataattcgaaaacataaaaaaatattattttctatttttttttatttaaataatgttttattttatatatatagataacacATGAATAAGAGTCTTCTGCCACTTAACAAAgaacatatttttgaaaatgtcacgttagtggtggtaaaatgaaaagtggtaccatgaaagtggtaaacataaaatttttccAATTAACATTATTTTGACACAtgttagttatatatttaaaaatgtgatatgtattaaataaaatatatgtactaaaataataaaaacaatttttcttaaaaattaattataaatactatttaat
This genomic window contains:
- the LOC103873410 gene encoding mitogen-activated protein kinase 3, with translation MNNAGGQYPDFPAVQTHGGQFISYDIFGSLFEVTSKYRPPIVPIGRGAYGIVCSVLDSETNELVAMKKIANAFDNHMDAKRTLREIKLLRHLDHENIIAIRDVVPPPLRRQFSDVYIATELMDTDLHQIIRSNQGLSEEHCQYFLYQLLRGLKYIHSAKVIHRDLKPSNLLLNANCDLKICDFGLARPTSENEFMTEYVVTRWYRAPELLLNSSDYTAAIDVWSVGCIFMELMNRKPLFPGKDHVHQMRLLTELLGTPTESDLGFTHNEDAKRYIRQLPNFPRQPLAKLFSHVNPLAIDLVDRMLTFDPSKRITVEEALNHPYLAKLHDPNDEPICLKPFSFDFEQQPLDEEQIKEMIYREAIALNPTYA
- the LOC108868846 gene encoding LOW QUALITY PROTEIN: uncharacterized protein LOC108868846 (The sequence of the model RefSeq protein was modified relative to this genomic sequence to represent the inferred CDS: substituted 1 base at 1 genomic stop codon), whose translation is MSFRGNCAEEEGRWEDCVDEIXAASDRRLLFGFDFVNGLPPDVLYSSTSISLCPLLFF
- the LOC103873408 gene encoding protein NRT1/ PTR FAMILY 2.7, with the protein product MAGDAETQTSSTKRHGGGWITFPFMIATLLGLTIAAWGWLLNLIVYLIEEFNVKSIAAAQITNIFSGCICMVPAIGAIAADSFFGTIPVISVSAFVALVGVSLLTLTAALDSLRPNPCDTASSLCQSPSKSQLGVLYTAITLASIGTGGTRFTLATAGANQYEKTKDQGSFFNWFFFTTYLAGAISATAIVYSEDNVSWTFGFGLCVAANFFSFLVFILGRRFYKHDKPLGSPFTSLLRVIFAAVFKRKAVVSTNEKDYHSESLSMPTNSLRFFNRAALKQEDEVKPDGTVHNPWRLCSVQQVEDFKAVIRIIPLALAIIFLSTPIAMQLSLTVLQGLVMDRRLGPNFKIPAGSLQVITLLSTCLFIMVNDRLLYPFYQRLTGKFLTPLQQVGIGHVFNILSMAVTAIVEAKRLKIVENGHFLESSSIADMSVLWLFPPLVIVGIGEAFHFPGNVALCYQEFPESMRSTATSITSVVIGICFYTSTALIDLIQRTTAWLPDDINHGRVDNVYWVLVIGGVLNLGYFLVCSWLYKYRNLEDDGHEKDVAVSHSTTLSS